GTGGTGAGCAATGCCTCTGTCATGAACTTGCTCATCATCAGCTTTGACCGGTACTTCTGTGTCACCAAGCCCCTGACATACCCAGCCAGGCGGACCACCAAGATGGCAGGGCTAATGATCGCGGCCGCGTGGATATTGTCCTTCATTCTCTGGGCCCCTGCCATCTTGTTCTGGCAGTTCATTGTGGGCAAGAGGACAGTTCCCGAGAGGGAATGCTACATCCAGTTCCTCTCCAACCCGGCGGTGACCTTTGGCACGGCCATCGCTGCTTTCTACCTGCCTGTGGTCATCATGACGGTGCTGTACATCCACATCTCCTtggccagcaggagcagggtgagGAGGCACAAGCctgaaagcaggaaagagaggaaaggcaaGTCCCTCAGCTTCTTCAAGGGCCCCATGATCAAACAGAACAACAATAACTCCCCCAAGAGGGCCATGGAAGTGAAGGAGGAGGTGAGGAATGGGAAAGTGGATGACCAGCCCTCAGCACAGACAGAGGCCACTGGACatcaggaggagaaggagaccTCCAATGAGTCCAGCACTGTCAGCATGACCCAGACCACAAAAGACAAGCCCACAGCAGAAATCTTGCCAGCGGGACAAGGACAGAGCCCATCCCACCCCCGGGTGAACCCATCTTCCAAGTGGTCCAAGATTAAGATCGTCACCAAGCAGACTGGGACTGAATGCGTCACTGCCATCGAGATTGTCCCAGCTAAAGCCTCTGACCACAACTCCCTGGCCAACAGCCGCCCGGCCAATGTTGCCAGGAAGTTTGCTAGCATTGCCAGGAGCCAAGTGCGGAAGAAGCGCCAGATGGCAGCCCGGGAGAAGAAAGTCACCCGCACCATATTTGCTATCCTGCTAGCCTTCATACTCACATGGACTCCATACAACGTGATGGTCCTCATTAACACCTTCTGTGAGACCTGCGTGCCTGAAACAGTGTGGTCCATCGGCTACTGGCTCTGCTATGTCAACAGCACCATCAACCCAGCCTGCTACGCTCTCTGCAACGCCACCTTCAAGAAAACCTTCAAGCACCTTCTCATGTGCCAGTACAGGAACATTGGCACAGCCAGATAAACTGGCGCTCAGGGACCACTTCAGCAACTTTACGGAAGCCCTTCCCTTTGCCTCCTTTGCCAGGGTGGGAGGTCCTCTGCTCCCCACTCACAACAGTGCAGACTGTGCAGTGATTGCGGATGATGCCCTTCATCCAACGCTGACAAAGGTCCAAGGCAcctctgagctgcagctccttccaATCCCCCTGGGCCTGGGGACCGGCTTGGGGAGCCAGCGGGAAGGCCAGAGGCGAGAGGAGGAGATGGAGTCACCAGgagccctccccagctccctgctttaGAGAGGCTGGCAAAGTGGCATCGGTGTTTCTCCTAAGACTGGATGCCTCTTCCCCCGCTGCTGACCATCTCCAGGGTGTCAGAGCTTGTCTGCATGCAGACAGCCTAATGCTGGATGCTTTCAAGAGGCTTTTAAACCATTTATTAcccaagaaatgaaaagaaactggGACCAAACATTTGTCAGCCATCTTGGACCAGGCTGGCTCGGGCATGCTCACGGGGAGCCCTGCTAGCCCAGCCAGGCCCCCTCCTGAGGCCGATTGCACCTGAGCAGATGTGGCaagctccttccttttccttgagAGACATCACCGTACATCTTCACACACGGACTGGCAGGTGAAATTTTCCCCTGGGCCTCGGCTCCAC
This genomic stretch from Falco naumanni isolate bFalNau1 chromosome 7, bFalNau1.pat, whole genome shotgun sequence harbors:
- the CHRM4 gene encoding muscarinic acetylcholine receptor M4; its protein translation is MAAENGSAAGGAPGGLPDFIFQKELFAARDADPMRNLSAQPWQAKMANLTYDNFTLGNRSEVAIQPPTNYKTVELIFIATVTGSLSLVTVVGNILVMLSIKVNRQLQTVNNYFLFSLACADLIIGVFSMNLYTVYIIKGYWPLGAVVCDLWLALDYVVSNASVMNLLIISFDRYFCVTKPLTYPARRTTKMAGLMIAAAWILSFILWAPAILFWQFIVGKRTVPERECYIQFLSNPAVTFGTAIAAFYLPVVIMTVLYIHISLASRSRVRRHKPESRKERKGKSLSFFKGPMIKQNNNNSPKRAMEVKEEVRNGKVDDQPSAQTEATGHQEEKETSNESSTVSMTQTTKDKPTAEILPAGQGQSPSHPRVNPSSKWSKIKIVTKQTGTECVTAIEIVPAKASDHNSLANSRPANVARKFASIARSQVRKKRQMAAREKKVTRTIFAILLAFILTWTPYNVMVLINTFCETCVPETVWSIGYWLCYVNSTINPACYALCNATFKKTFKHLLMCQYRNIGTAR